In Candidatus Cloacimonadota bacterium, one DNA window encodes the following:
- a CDS encoding methylmalonyl-CoA mutase family protein, with amino-acid sequence MKSRYRELIKEVTERYPERKEEFISGSSDIVNRLYTPEDIEEINYKTDIGYPGLYPFTRGVQPTMYRGRLWTMRQYAGFGNAEESNKRYKYLLSQGQTGLSIAFDLCTQIGYDSDHPMSSGEVGKVGVAIDSLADMETLFDGIPLDRISTSMTINSTAAILLAMYIAVAEKQGVSKEKLKGTIQNDILKEYIARGTYIFPPKPSMRLITDVFQYCSKNIPRWNSISVSGYHIREAGSTAAQEIAFTLADGIAYIEAAQKVGLNVDDFAPRVSFFFNSHNDLFEEVGKFRAARRLWAKIMRERFHAKNPKSMKMRFHTQTGGSTLTAQQPDNNIARVTIQTLAAVLGGTQSLHTNSRDEALALPSEDSVRIALRTQQIVAYESGVCNTIDPLAGSYFIESITNQIEEKAMEYISQIDELGGMVEAIEKGYVQKQIQDSAYKYQKQIENEERIIVGLNKFVTEAEPCRSILKVDESFERLQVEKLKKVKQERDNHKVEMALKKIRATAKSSDNLMPVILEAVKVYATLGEICDVLREEFGEYEEQLVL; translated from the coding sequence CTATCCCGGCTTGTATCCTTTTACTCGTGGCGTTCAACCAACGATGTATAGAGGCCGCTTATGGACAATGCGTCAGTATGCCGGTTTTGGAAATGCTGAGGAATCTAACAAAAGATATAAATATCTGCTTTCACAAGGTCAAACTGGGCTTTCAATTGCTTTTGACCTTTGCACGCAGATTGGCTACGATTCAGACCATCCAATGAGTAGTGGTGAGGTGGGTAAAGTCGGCGTGGCTATTGATTCGCTTGCAGATATGGAAACCCTTTTTGATGGAATTCCTTTGGACAGGATTTCAACTTCAATGACAATTAATTCAACTGCAGCAATACTTTTAGCTATGTATATCGCAGTGGCAGAAAAACAAGGGGTGTCAAAAGAAAAACTGAAAGGTACTATTCAAAATGATATTCTAAAAGAATATATTGCAAGAGGGACATATATTTTTCCACCGAAACCGTCAATGCGTTTGATTACAGATGTCTTTCAATACTGTTCAAAAAATATTCCGCGTTGGAATAGCATTTCTGTTTCTGGTTATCATATTAGAGAAGCTGGATCAACCGCTGCCCAAGAAATAGCCTTTACGCTTGCAGATGGAATCGCCTATATTGAGGCAGCACAAAAGGTTGGGCTAAATGTAGATGATTTTGCACCAAGAGTCTCGTTCTTTTTTAATTCTCATAATGACTTGTTTGAAGAAGTTGGAAAATTTAGAGCGGCAAGACGGCTCTGGGCAAAGATTATGAGAGAACGATTTCATGCAAAGAATCCAAAATCAATGAAAATGAGATTTCATACTCAAACTGGAGGCTCAACTTTAACAGCTCAACAGCCTGACAATAATATTGCTCGTGTCACAATCCAAACACTTGCTGCTGTGCTTGGAGGAACACAGTCTTTACATACAAATTCAAGAGATGAAGCATTAGCTCTTCCAAGTGAAGATTCAGTTAGAATTGCTCTCAGAACACAACAAATTGTTGCTTATGAAAGTGGTGTTTGCAATACAATTGACCCATTAGCAGGTTCTTATTTTATAGAAAGCATAACAAATCAGATTGAAGAGAAAGCAATGGAATACATTTCTCAAATTGATGAATTGGGCGGTATGGTTGAGGCGATTGAAAAGGGCTATGTGCAAAAACAGATTCAAGATAGTGCTTACAAATATCAGAAACAAATAGAGAATGAAGAAAGAATTATTGTAGGACTTAATAAATTTGTTACAGAAGCGGAGCCGTGCAGAAGCATTTTGAAAGTTGATGAATCGTTTGAGAGATTACAAGTTGAAAAATTGAAAAAAGTTAAACAGGAGAGAGATAATCATAAAGTAGAAATGGCACTAAAAAAGATTAGAGCGACTGCAAAATCTTCTGATAATTTGATGCCCGTAATTCTAGAAGCAGTTAAAGTATACGCTACTTTAGGTGAGATTTGTGATGTTTTGCGTGAAGAATTTGGAGAATATGAAGAACAACTTGTGTTGTAA